The following are encoded in a window of Mycobacterium sp. ELW1 genomic DNA:
- a CDS encoding DEAD/DEAH box helicase, with amino-acid sequence MTTPDDAPQTFADLQIHPAVLQAVSDVGYETPSAIQAATIPALLAGSDVVGLAQTGTGKTAAFAIPILSKIDPANRTTQALVLAPTRELALQVAEAFSRYGAHLKVNVLPIYGGSSYVPQLAGLKRGAQIVVGTPGRVIDHLEKGSLDLSHLDYLVLDEADEMLQMGFAEDVERILADTPEYKQVALFSATMPPGIKKITTKYLHDPVEVTVKSKTQTAENITQRYYLVSYPRKMDALTRLLEVEQGDGMIVFVRTKQATEEVAEKLRARGFAAAAINGDIPQAVRERTISQLKDGSIDILVATDVAARGLDVERISHVVNFDIPHDPESYVHRIGRTGRAGRSGTALLFVTPREKHLLNSIERVTRQKLVEGQLPSVEDVNAQRVEKFKDSITDALNAPGVEMFRRLIEDYERDNDVPLTDIAAALALQSRNGEEFLLTEPPPEKRRERPDRPDRPDRERAPRKTRDDLATYRVAVGKKHKVGPGSIVGALANEGGLHRSDFGHITIKNDFSLVELPAKLSKETLKALEKTRISGVLIDLKPDRGSPRYDARPDSRPSGGKPRRTSR; translated from the coding sequence ATGACAACCCCGGACGACGCCCCCCAGACCTTCGCCGACCTGCAGATCCACCCCGCGGTGCTGCAGGCCGTTTCCGATGTCGGCTACGAAACCCCCTCGGCGATCCAGGCCGCCACCATCCCGGCATTGCTGGCCGGCTCCGACGTGGTGGGCCTGGCGCAGACCGGCACCGGCAAGACGGCCGCCTTCGCGATCCCGATTCTGTCCAAGATCGACCCCGCCAACCGCACCACCCAGGCCCTGGTGCTGGCGCCGACACGTGAGCTGGCCCTGCAGGTGGCCGAGGCGTTCAGCCGCTACGGCGCTCACCTCAAGGTCAATGTGCTGCCGATCTATGGCGGCTCCTCGTACGTGCCACAGCTGGCCGGCCTCAAGCGCGGCGCACAGATCGTCGTCGGGACGCCGGGACGCGTCATCGACCATCTGGAGAAGGGCAGCCTCGACCTGTCGCACCTGGACTACCTGGTGCTCGACGAGGCCGACGAGATGCTGCAGATGGGTTTCGCCGAGGACGTCGAGCGCATCCTGGCCGACACCCCGGAGTACAAGCAGGTCGCGCTGTTCTCGGCCACCATGCCGCCGGGCATCAAGAAAATCACCACCAAATACCTGCATGACCCGGTCGAGGTCACGGTCAAGTCGAAGACCCAGACCGCCGAGAACATCACCCAGCGCTATTACCTGGTGTCCTATCCGCGCAAGATGGACGCGCTGACCCGGCTGCTCGAGGTCGAGCAGGGCGACGGGATGATCGTGTTCGTCCGCACCAAGCAGGCCACCGAGGAGGTTGCTGAGAAGCTGCGGGCCCGCGGGTTCGCCGCGGCGGCCATCAACGGCGACATTCCGCAGGCCGTGCGTGAGCGCACGATCAGCCAGCTGAAGGACGGCTCGATCGACATCCTGGTCGCCACCGATGTGGCCGCCCGCGGATTGGACGTCGAGCGCATCTCGCATGTGGTGAATTTCGACATCCCGCACGACCCCGAGTCCTACGTGCACCGGATCGGGCGCACCGGCCGCGCCGGCCGCTCGGGCACCGCACTGCTGTTCGTCACCCCGCGCGAGAAGCACCTGCTGAACTCGATCGAGCGGGTCACCCGGCAGAAGCTCGTCGAGGGCCAACTGCCGTCGGTCGAAGACGTCAATGCCCAGCGGGTGGAGAAGTTCAAGGACTCGATCACCGATGCGCTCAATGCCCCCGGGGTTGAGATGTTCCGCCGGTTGATCGAGGACTACGAGCGCGACAACGATGTGCCGTTGACCGATATCGCCGCGGCACTGGCTCTGCAGAGCCGCAACGGCGAAGAATTCCTGCTGACCGAACCGCCGCCGGAGAAGCGCCGCGAACGGCCCGACCGGCCGGATCGCCCGGACCGCGAACGTGCGCCCCGCAAGACCCGCGATGATCTGGCCACCTACCGCGTCGCGGTCGGCAAGAAGCACAAGGTCGGTCCGGGGTCGATCGTCGGTGCGCTCGCCAACGAGGGCGGGCTGCACCGCAGCGATTTCGGGCACATCACGATCAAGAACGATTTCTCGCTGGTCGAGCTGCCCGCCAAGCTGTCCAAGGAGACGCTGAAAGCGCTTGAGAAGACTCGTATTTCCGGTGTGTTGATCGATCTGAAGCCTGATCGCGGCAGCCCACGATACGACGCGCGTCCAGACTCGCGTCCCTCCGGCGGGAAGCCCCGGCGCACGAGCCGATGA
- a CDS encoding acyltransferase, with protein sequence MTVSGQVDQGGLEAVSGVDRVASLTGVRAVAALLVLGTHAAYTTGKYTHGFVGLVYSRLEIGVPIFFVLSGYLLFGPWVRAAAARQAAPSLRRYAWHRVRRIMPAYVITVLAAYLIYHFRSAGPNPGHTWIGLLRNLTLTQIYTDNYMFNGYLHQGLTQMWSLAVEVAFYIALPFLAYLLLVVVCRRRWRPGLLLTGLAVLALMSPAWMVLVHTTDFLPSGARLWLPGYLAWFIGGMLLTVLQAIGVRVFGFIAVPLAVVSFVIVSTPIAGEPTTSPTGIAEALVKTVFYAVIATLVVAPLALGNRGWYARALATRPMVWLGEISYEIFLVHLVVMEIAMVEVLHWPVYTGSAPALFVVTLIMTIPVAWLLHRFTRVRT encoded by the coding sequence ATGACCGTGTCCGGTCAGGTCGACCAAGGCGGACTGGAAGCAGTTTCGGGAGTCGACCGGGTCGCCTCGCTGACCGGTGTCCGCGCGGTCGCGGCGCTGCTGGTGCTGGGTACGCACGCTGCCTACACGACCGGCAAATACACGCATGGGTTTGTGGGCCTGGTGTATTCGCGGCTGGAGATCGGCGTGCCGATTTTCTTCGTGTTGTCCGGCTACCTGTTGTTCGGCCCGTGGGTGCGCGCCGCCGCGGCTAGGCAGGCGGCACCGTCGCTGCGGCGGTATGCCTGGCATCGGGTACGGCGCATCATGCCGGCCTACGTGATCACCGTGCTGGCCGCCTACCTGATTTACCACTTCCGTTCGGCGGGACCCAATCCCGGCCACACCTGGATCGGGCTGCTGCGGAACCTCACGCTCACCCAGATTTACACCGACAACTACATGTTCAATGGCTATCTGCACCAAGGGCTTACGCAGATGTGGAGCCTGGCGGTCGAGGTTGCGTTCTACATCGCGCTGCCTTTCCTGGCCTACCTCCTGCTGGTCGTGGTGTGCCGCCGGCGCTGGCGCCCTGGCCTGCTGCTGACCGGGCTGGCGGTATTGGCGCTGATGAGCCCCGCCTGGATGGTGCTGGTGCACACCACCGACTTCCTACCCAGCGGGGCTCGGCTGTGGCTGCCCGGTTACCTGGCCTGGTTCATCGGCGGCATGCTGCTGACGGTGTTGCAGGCCATCGGAGTTCGGGTCTTCGGGTTCATCGCGGTGCCGCTGGCCGTGGTCAGCTTCGTGATCGTCTCCACCCCGATCGCCGGCGAGCCGACCACGTCGCCGACCGGCATCGCCGAGGCGTTGGTGAAGACTGTGTTCTACGCCGTGATCGCGACGCTGGTCGTCGCGCCGCTGGCACTGGGCAACCGCGGTTGGTACGCCCGGGCGCTGGCCACCCGGCCGATGGTGTGGCTCGGCGAGATCTCCTACGAAATCTTCCTTGTCCACCTGGTGGTGATGGAGATCGCCATGGTCGAGGTGCTGCACTGGCCGGTCTACACCGGGTCCGCGCCCGCGCTGTTCGTGGTCACGCTGATCATGACGATCCCGGTGGCGTGGCTGCTGCACCGCTTCACCCGGGTGCGCACCTAG
- a CDS encoding TetR/AcrR family transcriptional regulator: MAGDWLSSRRAEVASDRILDAAGELFASNDVRNVGMNDIARAAGCSRATLYRYFENREVLYTAYVHREAYRLYEQLTELIDGIPDPRERLLTGLTTSMTLVRESPALSSWFATADSPIGAEMAEQSEVIQALTSGFLLSLRPDDPEVVHRRARWLVRVLTSLLIFPGRDAEDERAILEEFVVPMVCPSDSAVTPEGSP; this comes from the coding sequence ATGGCGGGCGACTGGCTGAGCTCGCGGCGGGCAGAGGTGGCCTCCGACCGCATCCTGGACGCGGCCGGCGAGCTGTTCGCAAGCAACGACGTCCGAAACGTCGGCATGAATGACATCGCCCGTGCCGCAGGGTGTTCGCGAGCCACGCTGTACCGCTACTTCGAGAACCGGGAGGTGCTGTACACCGCATACGTGCACCGCGAGGCCTACCGGCTCTACGAGCAGTTGACCGAATTGATCGACGGCATACCCGACCCGCGGGAGCGGCTACTGACCGGGCTCACCACGTCGATGACGCTGGTGCGCGAAAGCCCTGCGCTGTCATCCTGGTTCGCCACCGCCGACTCCCCCATCGGCGCGGAGATGGCTGAGCAGTCCGAAGTCATTCAGGCGCTGACATCGGGCTTCCTGTTGTCGCTGCGGCCCGACGACCCCGAGGTCGTCCACCGCCGCGCCCGCTGGCTGGTTCGTGTGCTGACGTCTCTGCTGATCTTCCCCGGCCGTGACGCCGAAGACGAGCGAGCGATTCTCGAGGAGTTCGTCGTTCCGATGGTGTGCCCCAGCGACTCTGCGGTCACACCGGAGGGATCACCGTGA
- a CDS encoding cytochrome P450, which produces MTAVVSHEAEARFELATAETWGDRWQMYRALRDHDPAHHVVPENPDHDYWVLSRHADIFAAARDHETFSSAQGLTVNYNELELIGLQDNPPMVMQDPPVHTEFRRLVSRGFTPRQVEAVEPKVRDFVVERIERLRADGGGDIVTELFKPLPSMVVAHYLGVPEQDRDQFDIWTEAIVAANASGLSALGSVGDAIGSMMGYFTELIERRRREPEDDTVSHLVAAGVGADGDIAGTLSVLAFTFTMVTGGNDTTTGMLGGSMPLLHRRPDQRRMLVDQPELIPDTVDELLRLTSPVQGLARTTTCDVELHGKTIPAGRKVLLLYGSANRDERQYGPDAGELDVTRRPRNILTFSHGAHHCLGAAAARMQARVALTELLSRCPDFEIDEAGIEWAGGGYVRRPLSVPFRVRG; this is translated from the coding sequence ATGACCGCTGTTGTGTCTCACGAAGCCGAGGCCCGCTTCGAGCTGGCCACCGCCGAGACCTGGGGTGACCGCTGGCAGATGTACCGGGCACTGCGTGACCACGATCCGGCGCACCACGTCGTCCCAGAGAATCCCGACCACGACTATTGGGTGTTGTCCCGGCACGCCGACATCTTCGCCGCGGCCCGCGACCATGAGACGTTCTCGTCGGCCCAGGGCCTGACCGTCAACTACAACGAGTTGGAACTGATTGGCCTGCAAGATAACCCGCCCATGGTGATGCAGGATCCCCCGGTGCACACCGAGTTTCGCAGGCTGGTGTCACGCGGGTTCACCCCACGGCAGGTCGAGGCAGTCGAGCCCAAGGTGCGCGACTTCGTCGTCGAACGCATCGAACGGCTGCGCGCCGATGGCGGCGGGGACATCGTCACCGAACTGTTCAAGCCACTGCCGTCGATGGTCGTCGCGCACTACCTCGGCGTGCCCGAGCAGGATCGCGACCAGTTCGATATCTGGACCGAGGCGATCGTGGCGGCCAACGCCAGCGGACTGAGCGCTCTGGGATCGGTCGGCGACGCCATCGGTTCGATGATGGGCTACTTCACCGAATTGATCGAACGGCGCAGGCGCGAGCCCGAAGACGACACGGTGTCGCACCTGGTGGCTGCCGGTGTCGGCGCCGACGGCGACATCGCCGGGACGCTGTCGGTGCTCGCCTTCACCTTCACCATGGTCACCGGCGGCAACGACACCACCACCGGCATGCTCGGCGGATCGATGCCGCTGCTGCACCGGCGTCCCGACCAGCGCCGCATGCTCGTCGACCAGCCGGAGCTGATCCCCGACACCGTCGACGAACTGCTGCGGCTGACCTCTCCGGTACAGGGTCTGGCCCGGACCACCACCTGCGACGTCGAACTGCACGGCAAGACCATTCCGGCCGGACGCAAGGTGCTGCTGCTGTACGGATCAGCCAACCGCGACGAACGCCAATACGGCCCGGACGCCGGCGAACTCGACGTCACCCGGCGTCCGCGCAACATCCTCACCTTCAGCCACGGCGCGCATCACTGCCTCGGCGCGGCCGCCGCGCGTATGCAGGCGCGAGTGGCCCTGACCGAATTGCTCTCGCGTTGCCCGGATTTCGAGATCGACGAGGCGGGCATCGAGTGGGCCGGCGGCGGTTATGTGCGACGCCCCCTGTCGGTGCCGTTCCGGGTGCGCGGCTGA
- a CDS encoding MBL fold metallo-hydrolase — translation MSVSDICRLPAARPLDVRWIHGSISAKHNADPDIQVYWYDDDTVILRQNMAIDYEAPFMFLLFGRDRAVLLDTGATASSEFFPLRAVVDELIERWTSRRGHAGRQDYELLILHTHSHDDHVAGDHQFAGRPATVLVPADKTTAWRYFGFAGEPDAVKTVDLGDRTLDVLATPGHQDSAVTFYDRATGILFTGDTIYRGRLYIVDWHAFTLSVDRLVAFCDSRPVTHVIGCHIEMTNTAGVDYPVLTSFQPDEPPLEMTVEHLRTVQTALRDAGPKPVRYVCDEFILWPEDE, via the coding sequence ATGTCTGTCAGCGATATATGCCGCCTACCTGCAGCGCGACCTCTGGATGTGCGATGGATCCACGGTTCGATCTCCGCAAAGCACAACGCTGATCCCGACATACAGGTCTATTGGTACGACGACGACACAGTCATCTTGCGCCAGAACATGGCCATCGACTACGAAGCGCCGTTCATGTTCCTGCTCTTCGGACGCGACCGCGCTGTGCTCCTCGACACCGGCGCGACAGCATCTTCGGAGTTCTTTCCTCTGCGGGCCGTGGTGGACGAACTGATCGAGCGTTGGACCAGCCGCCGCGGCCACGCAGGGCGACAGGACTACGAGCTGCTGATACTTCACACTCACTCGCACGATGACCACGTCGCCGGCGATCACCAGTTCGCCGGCCGCCCCGCCACGGTTCTGGTGCCGGCCGATAAAACCACGGCGTGGCGCTATTTCGGTTTCGCCGGTGAACCTGACGCGGTCAAGACGGTGGATCTCGGGGATCGCACCCTCGACGTTCTCGCCACGCCGGGCCACCAGGACTCAGCGGTCACCTTCTATGACCGTGCGACCGGTATCTTGTTCACCGGCGACACAATCTACCGCGGCCGTCTCTATATCGTTGACTGGCACGCGTTTACGCTCAGTGTCGACCGCTTGGTCGCGTTCTGTGACTCCCGCCCGGTAACCCATGTGATCGGGTGTCACATCGAGATGACAAATACCGCAGGCGTGGACTATCCCGTCTTGACATCCTTTCAGCCCGACGAACCGCCGCTGGAAATGACCGTCGAGCATCTGCGCACGGTCCAGACCGCGTTGCGCGACGCCGGCCCCAAACCCGTGCGGTACGTCTGCGACGAGTTCATCCTCTGGCCCGAGGACGAGTAG
- a CDS encoding BTAD domain-containing putative transcriptional regulator, giving the protein MFRMLGEVDALVDGRRVDIGHIRQRSVLVCLLVDVNRPVSPDALIDRVWADAPPARARNALAAYVSRLRRALAVEVGQARITHGPGGYMLQADEQSVDLHRFRHQVRDARKTQNSVDAVMLFNDALDMWAGEPLSAIDTPWANQLRNSLAAERLSVILDRNDAALRAGRHAEILGELLETAQAHPLDERVAGQLMVAQYRSGRQDRALETYRLVRERLGNELGVDPSPALEAVYVQILHRDGGSPMTASPPPSVRHIPRRPTRLIGRAGVVRSTLTALDESALVTLTGVGGVGKTRLALAVAHEVVDRFADGVVVVDLAPLSDGTAVSRAICTALRFQPGADRSPDDALVEFLQRLRMLLVVDNCEHVLPHAAGLMDRITTHCPEVKVLATSRESLGIEAEWVVPVKPLNEEAATTLFVERARASRPDFDPERERAGAVADICRRLDGLPLAIELAAARMRAMSSADVVRRLDRLRLFSGRGNGAHPRHQSLTATIDWSYQLLTDQEQTLFATLAVFAGGFDLDAVHAVCAAHLMSEDDSVELLMGLVDKSMVEVDTGPGATRYRLLETLRAYGLERLADTGRLAEMRMRHAHYFTDLIAAAAAGVRGAQEAEWIARFVTEPARYTAPDYDNLRSAFETMVTVGDVDRALRLVVSLPEVMFMRIGVHSGEWAETVVEIADEDHPLYSAAVGTAARAAWFAGSYDRARQLVALVPQRSASADVSYCADPADILADIALYEGDPAAALEHYQRELIPARVGTDPHRLVWVLYNITVCHVALRDPGAGVAAGSEAMQVADRVANPTIRAMAHCALGRALTSSQPERAMTLFERARELAAGVGNNWLIGIACAEDAAIRAVHGDPVTAAGIFADLVDHWEFGSAGIGSYQWDTLADVARLLARLGAHAEAAALHRALVEAGREPPLGGPAAVQRELATVLSGHDAVELAKATLRRYV; this is encoded by the coding sequence ATGTTTCGGATGCTCGGCGAGGTCGACGCGCTTGTCGATGGACGCCGTGTGGACATCGGTCATATCCGGCAACGCAGCGTACTGGTGTGCCTGCTGGTCGACGTGAACCGCCCGGTGTCGCCAGATGCACTGATTGACCGGGTATGGGCCGATGCGCCACCTGCGAGGGCGCGTAATGCTCTGGCAGCGTACGTCTCTCGGTTACGCCGAGCGCTCGCCGTCGAGGTCGGCCAGGCGCGCATCACCCACGGACCTGGCGGTTACATGCTGCAGGCCGATGAGCAGTCAGTAGATCTGCATCGCTTTCGGCACCAGGTTCGCGACGCCCGAAAGACGCAGAACTCCGTCGACGCGGTGATGCTGTTCAACGACGCGCTTGACATGTGGGCCGGGGAACCACTGTCCGCAATCGATACACCCTGGGCCAATCAGCTGCGCAATTCGCTTGCTGCTGAACGCCTTTCGGTGATCCTAGACCGAAATGACGCTGCCCTGCGCGCGGGCCGGCACGCAGAAATTCTCGGTGAGCTCCTCGAGACAGCGCAAGCCCATCCACTCGATGAACGGGTCGCTGGTCAACTGATGGTTGCGCAGTATCGCAGCGGCCGGCAGGACCGAGCCCTCGAGACCTACCGGCTCGTGCGCGAACGCCTGGGCAACGAGCTCGGCGTCGACCCGAGTCCGGCGCTGGAGGCGGTATACGTTCAGATCCTTCACCGTGACGGTGGCTCGCCGATGACCGCGTCGCCACCGCCTTCAGTTCGCCACATCCCAAGGCGCCCAACGCGCCTCATCGGCCGCGCCGGTGTTGTGCGCTCGACGCTCACCGCGCTGGACGAGAGCGCACTGGTCACTCTCACCGGCGTCGGAGGCGTCGGCAAAACCAGGCTCGCACTGGCCGTCGCGCACGAGGTGGTAGACCGATTTGCCGACGGTGTGGTCGTCGTCGACCTTGCCCCACTGTCCGACGGGACAGCCGTCAGTCGCGCGATATGCACTGCTCTGCGATTTCAACCGGGAGCGGATCGCAGCCCTGACGATGCGCTCGTCGAATTCCTGCAGAGGCTGCGAATGCTGCTGGTGGTAGACAATTGTGAACACGTCCTGCCCCATGCCGCTGGGCTCATGGACCGCATCACCACACACTGTCCTGAGGTGAAAGTTCTTGCGACGAGCCGGGAATCGTTGGGGATCGAAGCTGAGTGGGTGGTGCCGGTCAAACCTCTGAACGAGGAAGCGGCCACCACGCTGTTCGTCGAACGAGCCAGAGCCAGTCGGCCGGATTTCGATCCCGAGCGTGAGCGGGCTGGGGCGGTCGCCGATATCTGCCGTCGGCTCGACGGACTGCCGCTGGCCATCGAGCTCGCGGCGGCTCGGATGCGGGCGATGTCGAGTGCCGACGTCGTGCGCAGGCTCGATCGACTGCGACTATTCAGTGGTCGCGGGAACGGCGCTCATCCACGTCATCAGAGCCTGACCGCAACGATCGACTGGTCGTATCAGCTGCTGACGGATCAGGAACAGACGCTGTTCGCGACCCTGGCGGTGTTTGCGGGCGGATTCGATCTCGACGCCGTACACGCGGTGTGCGCCGCCCATCTGATGAGCGAAGACGATTCTGTCGAGCTGCTGATGGGGCTGGTCGACAAGTCCATGGTGGAGGTCGACACCGGCCCCGGCGCCACCCGCTATCGACTGCTCGAGACACTGCGGGCCTATGGCCTCGAACGTCTTGCGGACACGGGGCGGCTTGCCGAGATGAGGATGCGCCATGCGCACTACTTCACCGATCTCATCGCTGCAGCCGCTGCCGGAGTCAGAGGTGCGCAGGAGGCGGAGTGGATCGCACGGTTCGTCACCGAACCGGCCAGATACACCGCACCGGACTACGACAACCTGCGCTCGGCGTTCGAGACCATGGTCACCGTGGGTGACGTCGACCGCGCGCTGCGACTGGTCGTCTCACTTCCCGAGGTCATGTTCATGCGCATCGGAGTGCATTCCGGTGAGTGGGCCGAGACGGTAGTGGAGATCGCCGACGAGGATCATCCGTTGTATTCCGCTGCGGTGGGAACCGCCGCGCGCGCAGCATGGTTCGCCGGGAGCTATGACCGTGCACGACAACTGGTCGCGCTGGTCCCGCAGCGGTCGGCGAGTGCCGACGTCTCCTATTGCGCTGATCCCGCCGACATCCTCGCCGATATCGCACTCTACGAAGGCGACCCGGCCGCGGCTCTGGAGCATTACCAGCGCGAGCTGATCCCCGCTCGCGTGGGGACCGATCCGCACCGCTTGGTCTGGGTTCTGTACAACATCACCGTGTGCCATGTGGCGCTGCGTGATCCCGGCGCGGGTGTGGCCGCCGGCAGCGAGGCCATGCAGGTCGCCGACAGGGTCGCCAATCCCACGATCCGGGCGATGGCGCACTGCGCGCTCGGACGGGCGCTGACCTCCAGCCAGCCCGAGCGGGCGATGACGTTGTTCGAGCGAGCCCGCGAGCTCGCCGCCGGTGTGGGCAACAACTGGCTGATCGGTATCGCCTGCGCCGAGGATGCCGCGATCCGCGCTGTGCACGGAGATCCGGTAACCGCGGCAGGTATTTTCGCCGACCTCGTCGACCATTGGGAGTTCGGCAGCGCAGGAATCGGCTCCTACCAGTGGGACACGCTGGCGGATGTGGCGCGCCTTCTGGCACGTCTTGGCGCGCACGCGGAAGCTGCGGCGCTGCACCGGGCACTCGTCGAGGCCGGCCGTGAACCGCCACTCGGGGGGCCGGCCGCAGTCCAACGGGAGCTGGCAACGGTTCTCAGCGGCCACGACGCCGTAGAACTGGCCAAAGCCACGTTGCGCCGATACGTCTGA
- a CDS encoding TetR/AcrR family transcriptional regulator — protein sequence MARSPDPVTAESILDAAARMIEHDGVDAFTMRGLAEQLGVAVTSIYWHVGGRDKLLDSLVERLLGDMAALPADADDPAERIAALARTQRRALIDRQHLLGIAHERNRTPALFLPVQQRLATELARLGVTGTDGALVLRAIEVHVISSAIMQFSAVRGPKHDEEDPTLWADDWPDRDLVRALQSPTDYDAVFEYGLAALLATLPEDPSDS from the coding sequence GTGGCCCGCAGTCCTGACCCGGTCACCGCGGAGTCGATCCTCGACGCGGCGGCCAGGATGATCGAGCACGACGGCGTCGACGCGTTCACGATGCGCGGGCTCGCCGAGCAGCTCGGTGTCGCGGTGACCTCGATCTACTGGCATGTCGGCGGTCGCGACAAGCTGCTCGACAGCCTGGTCGAACGGCTGCTCGGCGACATGGCAGCCTTGCCCGCGGACGCCGACGACCCCGCCGAGCGCATCGCGGCTCTGGCCCGCACCCAGCGCCGGGCGCTCATCGACCGGCAGCATCTGCTGGGCATCGCGCACGAGCGTAACCGCACCCCGGCGTTGTTCCTGCCGGTGCAGCAGCGGTTGGCCACCGAACTTGCCCGCCTCGGCGTCACCGGAACCGACGGCGCGCTGGTGCTGCGGGCCATCGAGGTCCACGTCATCTCGTCGGCCATCATGCAGTTCTCGGCGGTGCGCGGCCCCAAGCACGACGAGGAAGACCCGACGCTGTGGGCCGACGACTGGCCGGACCGTGACCTGGTCCGGGCATTGCAGTCACCCACCGACTACGACGCTGTCTTCGAGTACGGCCTGGCGGCGCTGTTGGCGACCTTGCCCGAGGACCCCAGCGACTCGTAG
- a CDS encoding aromatic ring-hydroxylating dioxygenase subunit alpha: MVTHTAHDVRREDAIGPPPASPTRVPAARYYSPEFAHLEREHLWPRVWQLACTLDHVAEPGDYFEYRCGTFSVLIVRDDTQLRAFQNVCRHRGNSLCTGAGSEVRELRCGYHGWTWDLAGALKRVPNRKGFGALHLEDFPLIAASVEVWAGLVFVNLDTDAMPLAEYLEALPADIAWNRLEDFHCYATMTIEVDANWKTIADGYSETYHIQTLHPELHRCMDDVFAPQQIWGHTGKSEQFYGVPSPHLKEPISDDDVWDAYVTTQGMLMGVEEGTPYPGGDSVPDVIASRTREFAASRGVDLGWASTEQIMLLHQYNVFPNLTLLTNADHLTVMTSHPGPDPDHGELVMYLWTRMAPSAPRTRPVDVRMTAEEAHPGLVLTQDISVLAGLQRGLRQPGFTHLTLSNEERRVINLHRNLERYLDLPAADRMTGGEPGGPQS, encoded by the coding sequence ATGGTGACCCACACGGCGCACGATGTTCGACGCGAAGACGCGATCGGCCCGCCTCCGGCCAGCCCGACCCGCGTGCCCGCCGCGCGCTACTACTCCCCCGAGTTCGCCCACCTCGAGCGCGAACACCTCTGGCCGCGCGTCTGGCAGCTCGCGTGCACACTCGATCATGTCGCGGAGCCGGGGGATTACTTCGAATACCGGTGCGGGACGTTTTCGGTCCTGATCGTCCGCGACGACACGCAGCTGCGGGCATTCCAGAACGTCTGCCGGCACCGCGGCAATTCGCTGTGCACGGGCGCCGGCTCGGAGGTGCGCGAGCTCCGCTGCGGCTACCACGGCTGGACGTGGGACCTGGCCGGGGCGTTGAAGCGCGTACCCAACCGCAAGGGTTTCGGTGCACTGCACCTGGAGGACTTCCCCCTGATCGCGGCCTCCGTCGAGGTCTGGGCAGGACTGGTATTCGTCAATCTCGACACCGACGCGATGCCGCTCGCCGAGTATCTGGAGGCGCTGCCCGCCGATATCGCATGGAACCGGCTCGAGGATTTCCACTGCTACGCCACGATGACGATCGAGGTGGACGCCAACTGGAAGACGATCGCCGACGGCTACAGCGAGACCTACCACATCCAGACGCTGCACCCCGAGCTGCACCGGTGCATGGATGATGTCTTTGCACCGCAGCAGATCTGGGGTCATACCGGTAAGTCGGAGCAGTTCTACGGCGTGCCGAGCCCGCACCTGAAGGAGCCCATCTCCGACGACGATGTCTGGGATGCGTATGTGACAACCCAGGGCATGCTGATGGGCGTCGAGGAGGGCACGCCGTACCCGGGTGGCGATTCGGTACCTGATGTTATTGCCTCTCGCACAAGGGAGTTCGCGGCCAGTCGCGGGGTCGACCTCGGTTGGGCGAGCACCGAACAGATCATGTTGCTACACCAGTACAACGTGTTCCCCAACCTGACGTTGCTGACCAACGCCGACCACCTGACGGTCATGACGTCACACCCGGGCCCCGATCCCGACCACGGCGAGCTCGTCATGTACCTGTGGACCCGGATGGCGCCGAGCGCACCGCGTACCCGTCCTGTCGACGTGCGCATGACAGCCGAGGAGGCTCATCCCGGTCTGGTTCTGACGCAGGATATTTCGGTCTTGGCGGGGCTGCAGCGCGGGCTGCGTCAGCCGGGGTTCACCCACCTGACGCTGTCCAATGAGGAGCGGCGCGTGATCAACCTGCACCGCAATCTCGAGCGCTACCTCGACCTTCCGGCGGCCGACCGCATGACCGGAGGTGAGCCGGGTGGCCCGCAGTCCTGA